The Winogradskyella schleiferi genome has a window encoding:
- a CDS encoding ATP-dependent DNA ligase → MKQFSELISAIEITNKTNAKIEALVHYFQVAPAKDKLWLIALFTGKRPSRPVKTTLMKQWCMEITQLPEWLFLESYSTVGDLGETIALLLPEPANNIELTLSEWTTQLKSLKPKSDDEKKKYVLNAWNGLKQQERLIFNKLIGGSFRIGVSKKTLVNALAKLTNIDANQLMHSIIGKWDIDTISFEDLINGSHINYDNSKPYPFCLAYALEKELPDLGEPEDWMVEQKWDGIRGQIVKRNNEIYIWSRGEELVTEQFPELVETISKFKHDFVIDGEILAMKDNSVLLFNDLQKRLNRKNVTKKLLQDVPVGFYIYDILEFNEDDIREKPMIERRSVLEQLFNSIEPQHNLKLSFLVDFTTWKDLYPIRENSRAINSEGLMLKQKASPYHTGRKKGDWWKWKVDPLTIDAVMIYAQKGSGRRSSKYTDYTFAVKKEDKLVTVAKAYSGLTDKEITEISRWVNKNAIEKFGPVRTVKPELVFEIAFEGIAFSNRHKSGVALRFPRIARWRKDKPVEDIDTIETVKQLITAP, encoded by the coding sequence AGAACTTATAAGTGCCATAGAAATCACCAATAAAACCAATGCAAAAATCGAAGCATTGGTACATTATTTTCAGGTAGCTCCAGCCAAAGATAAATTATGGTTGATTGCCCTTTTCACGGGAAAACGACCTTCAAGACCTGTCAAAACCACCTTGATGAAACAATGGTGTATGGAAATCACCCAATTGCCAGAATGGCTGTTTCTTGAGAGTTATAGTACGGTTGGTGATTTGGGAGAGACTATTGCTTTGCTTTTGCCAGAACCTGCAAATAATATAGAACTGACATTAAGTGAGTGGACGACACAGCTTAAATCCTTAAAACCTAAATCTGACGATGAGAAAAAAAAATATGTTCTTAATGCTTGGAATGGTTTAAAACAGCAAGAACGCTTAATTTTTAACAAGTTAATTGGTGGCAGTTTTAGAATTGGCGTGTCAAAAAAGACCTTAGTCAATGCCTTGGCAAAACTTACCAATATAGATGCCAATCAACTAATGCACAGTATTATAGGTAAATGGGATATCGATACCATTTCGTTTGAAGATTTAATTAATGGCTCCCATATTAATTATGATAATTCCAAACCTTATCCATTTTGCTTGGCTTATGCCTTGGAAAAGGAACTTCCTGATTTAGGCGAACCAGAAGATTGGATGGTGGAGCAAAAATGGGATGGCATTAGAGGGCAAATTGTAAAGCGTAATAATGAAATCTATATATGGTCGCGTGGAGAAGAGTTGGTGACTGAACAGTTTCCTGAATTGGTGGAGACAATTTCTAAATTCAAACACGATTTTGTTATCGATGGAGAAATCCTCGCCATGAAAGATAATTCAGTTTTACTATTTAACGATTTGCAAAAGCGACTGAATCGTAAAAACGTGACTAAAAAATTACTTCAAGACGTGCCTGTCGGTTTTTATATTTACGATATTTTAGAATTTAATGAGGACGATATAAGGGAAAAACCAATGATAGAACGACGTTCAGTTTTAGAACAACTTTTTAATTCCATTGAGCCTCAACATAATTTAAAACTATCCTTTCTAGTCGATTTTACGACTTGGAAAGACTTATATCCTATACGTGAAAATTCCAGAGCCATTAATAGTGAAGGCTTGATGTTGAAGCAAAAAGCATCACCATATCATACAGGTCGAAAAAAAGGCGATTGGTGGAAATGGAAAGTAGACCCATTAACTATAGATGCTGTGATGATTTATGCACAAAAGGGTAGTGGTCGTCGTAGTTCAAAATATACTGATTATACGTTTGCCGTTAAGAAGGAAGATAAATTAGTTACGGTTGCAAAAGCTTATTCTGGTTTAACCGATAAAGAGATTACCGAAATATCGCGATGGGTTAATAAAAATGCGATTGAAAAATTCGGGCCAGTACGAACAGTCAAACCAGAGTTAGTTTTTGAAATTGCTTTTGAAGGTATTGCGTTTAGTAATAGACATAAATCTGGCGTGGCTTTGCGATTTCCCAGAATTGCACGTTGGCGAAAAGATAAGCCTGTTGAAGATATAGATACTATTGAAACCGTTAAACAATTGATAACTGCACCTTGA